One region of Miscanthus floridulus cultivar M001 chromosome 19, ASM1932011v1, whole genome shotgun sequence genomic DNA includes:
- the LOC136525452 gene encoding protein ACCELERATED CELL DEATH 6-like translates to MISWLVGLLANAADQAAVKELVRMQNKCGETALHQAVRAAANKVACIDHLMDVDPELSCLPFPHQEEEEDAGPSPLYLAISLGELEIARHLYVKSNGKLSYSGPDGRNALHAAVHRGQAAALPMILEWLIKDMKPKEGSSSVCLVSRLTSQRDRKQKGSTPLHLAASLNGWPGAGFLSRRFPKVWPTAESVATLLLDANESTVYQADDQGWYPIHVAAAFDSLGVVKVLLDDMESRRRRQDCATLRDGKGRTFLHVAAEMKNHSGAAAVVQYVCGEMPQQLSSMILNAQDSNGDTALHGAVRAGNLAASTSLLRNRLVRLDVANKDGMTPLDLSWTTLPSGFRYAFNPRNVVHLSLLYSGAPHGGGRPDLSYEKHSSERDVVEESKKYTEATQVTSIVTALIATVAFASAFTLPGGYRADGAAAAGTALLAGKSYAFDAFILADTLAFIFSMAATCSLVYAGLPVMDISIRNWYFNVSAFLLQSAARSLVAAFGLALYVVLAPVDHKTAVAVCAIVFATSLYGNTGAQQVNHVAYTARTRIGMRRVVVYKELPCID, encoded by the exons ATGATCTCCTGGCTGGTTGGTCTGCTGGCCAACGCCGCTGACCAGGCGGCGGTGAAGGAGTTAGTGCGAATGCAGAACAAGTGTGGAGAGACCGCGTTGCACCAGGCGGTCCGCGCTGCTGCCAACAAGGTGGCCTGCATCGACCACCTGATGGACGTGGACCCAGAGCTGTCCTGCCTTCCATTCCCACatcaggaggaggaggaagatgctGGTCCTTCCCCGTTGTACTTGGCCATCTCACTGGGTGAACTCGAGATTGCGCGGCACCTGTATGTCAAGAGCAATGGCAAGCTGTCCTATTCCGGACCAGATGGCCGGAACGCCTTGCATGCAGCGGTTCATCGTGGCCA GGCTGCAGCGCTGCCTATGATTTTGGAATGGCTCATCAAGGACATGAAGCCTAAAGAAGGCAGTAGTAGTGTGTGTCTTGTCTCGCGGCTGACTAGCCAAAGGGACAGGAAGCAGAAGGGAAGCACCCCTCTTCACTTGGCCGCGTCGTTGAACGGGTGGCCAGGCGCGGGGTTTCTTTCCAGACGGTTTCCAAAAGTTTGGCCGACGGCCGAATCAGTGGCTACACTGCTGCTGGATGCTAACGAATCCACGGTGTACCAGGCGGACGACCAAGGATGGTACCCCATACACGTCGCTGCAGCGTTTGACAGCCTTGGCGTCGTGAAGGTGCTGCTGGACGACATGgagagtcgtcgtcgtcgtcaggacTGCGCCACCCTGCGAGATGGCAAAGGACGGACTTTCCTCCATGTTGCTGCCGAGATGAAGAACCACAGCGGTGCTGCCGCTGTGGTTCAATATGTCTGTGGTGAAATGCCACAGCAATTGTCATCGATGATTCTGAATGCGCAGGACAGCAACGGGGACACGGCTCTGCACGGCGCTGTCCGTGCTGGGAACCTTGCCGCCTCCACCAGTCTACTTAGGAATCGGCTGGTACGCTTGGACGTGGCAAATAAAGATGGGATGACACCTCTTGATCTTTCATGGACTACGCTCCCTTCAGGGTTTCGTTATGCATTT AATCCAAGAAATGTTGTACACCTGTCATTGCTTTATTCAGGAGCTCCTCATGGTGGAGGCCGGCCGGACCTCTCCTATGAAAAACACAGCAGCGAAAGAGACGTagtggaggaatcaaagaaatatACAGAGGCAACGCAGGTGACGAGCATTGTTACTGCGCTTATCGCGACTGTGGCATTTGCCTCGGCTTTCACATTGCCTGGAGGTTACCGAGCAGACGGCGCTGCTGCTGCAGGCACGGCATTGCTTGCTGGGAAGAGCTATGCTTTCGACGCGTTTATCCTCGCCGACACGCTGGCATTCATCTTCTCCATggcggctacatgttctctagtCTATGCCGGGTTGCCGGTTATGGACATCTCCATCCGCAACTGGTACTTCAACGTTTCGGCGTTCTTGCTGCAGAGTGCAGCGAGGAGTTTGGTGGCCGCTTTTGGCTTGGCCTTGTACGTCGTCCTGGCTCCAGTTGATCACAAGACTGCAGTTGCTGTCTGTGCTATTGTTTTCGCAACTTCGCTGTATGGGAACACGGGAGCTCAGCAGGTTAATCATGTGGCATACACGGCCCGCACTCGGATTGGAATGCGACGAGTTGTG GTATACAAAGAGCTACCATGCATTGATTGA